A single region of the Lycium barbarum isolate Lr01 chromosome 2, ASM1917538v2, whole genome shotgun sequence genome encodes:
- the LOC132626705 gene encoding DEAD-box ATP-dependent RNA helicase 46, whose protein sequence is MATPEAAAASLGPRYAPDDPTLPQPWKGLIDGSTGLLYYWNPETNVTQYEKPAALPPPLPSGPPPVASAPKLAPIPGASPVQRNDGQVQQSQQAYTQQGQQSQQAYTQQGQQSQQAYTQQGLQSQQAYTQQGQQMTQMSQHPQVTQQVPHGSQGVSTGQQQGSPVGPAMQQVSFMPQHRSQMIQQPGHQMPSQMGQTPNQPGPHVSQPAMQQIMPQQLGPQAQAFPSVQMGQPHGYQFSHHQTQHIPYPQNLPPQGQPIPQQQNQHLPQNQQFSHQQEHKVGFQQREDADFPHGKQVGFSPQQVQQTGVSSAQNLPVGTGSVIRPQMSSQPLQFDGSSVNVQQPSSLGQWQQNANDSGHKLPGPRFPGQMSLSMAHGHEPDMPPVGSKGYEENSLGRGGNDYYYNSNMDGRTRPPPQQPKLAAIPVARNQHEMRMGDPPLQNPVPARPSGFNSMGGPPMQNMYGQAGAGTPFPNPNLTRPPATLTGPPGAIHSSSVEVYLQKHEVTATGGDVPAPFMTFEDTGFPPEILREIHMAGFTSPTPIQAQTWPIALQNRDIVAIAKTGSGKTLGYLIPAFVHLKRRRNNPQNGPTVVVLSPTRELATQIQDEALKFGRSARVSCTCLYGGAPKVHQLKELERGTDIVVATPGRLNDILEMKRIDFRQVSLLVLDEADRMLDMGFEPQIRKIVNEIPPQRQTLMYTATWPKEVRKIAGDLLQNPVQVNIGNVDQLAANKSITQYIEVVPQMEKQRRLEQILRSQERGSKAIIFCSTKKLCDQLARSIGRSFGAAAIHGDKSQGERDWVLNQFRSGKTPILVATDVAARGLDIPDIRVVINYDFPTGIEDYVHRIGRTGRAGATGVAYTFLSDQDWKYTPDLIKLLEGANQQVPPEVREMALRAGGRDRGGMNRFDPVEGDGGRTRWDSGGRGGFGGMRDGGFGGRGGARDGGFGGRGGARDGGFGGRGGARDGGFGGRGGARDGGFGGRGGARDGGFGGPGGMRDGGFGGRGGRDGHFGGRGGMRDSHFGGHGGRGGWDRNDRYDNSDVRARGRGRGGGRFDNRRDMPSRSRGRSYSPSPERVRTWGSRSRSRSRSRSRSYSRSYSRSRSRSRSYSPRRSRSYSRSQSQSRSHDRYQRRPRQSKFDQMEPDTGMSSVQVAPPSVMPVGAPIDGFSGAASVESKPNMEVAPVSGMSPMSPGT, encoded by the exons GTACTACTGGAATCCAGAAACTAATGTTACTCAGTACGAGAAGCCAGCAGCTTTACCTCCTCCACTGCCGTCTGGTCCACCTCCAGTAGCTTCTGCACCTAAGTTGGCTCCTATACCAGGAGCTAGCCCAGTGCAACGAAACGATGGTCAAGTGCAACAGAGCCAGCAGGCTTATACTCAACAAGGCCAACAGAGCCAGCAGGCCTATACTCAACAAGGCCAACAAAGCCAGCAGGCCTATACTCAACAAGGCCTACAGAGCCAGCAAGCCTATACTCAACAAGGCCAACAAATGACACAGATGTCACAACATCCACAAGTAACACAACAGGTACCACATGGATCACAGGGTGTTTCAACAGGGCAGCAACAAGGATCACCAGTGGGTCCTGCCATGCAACAGGTATCCTTTATGCCGCAGCATCGGTCTCAAATGATCCAGCAACCTGGCCATCAGATGCCATCTCAAATGGGACAAACTCCGAATCAGCCAGGACCACATGTTTCTCAACCAGCAATGCAACAAATAATGCCACAGCAGCTTGGCCCCCAAGCACAAGCATTCCCGAGTGTACAAATGGGACAACCGCATGGTTATCAATTTTCCCATCACCAGACACAGCATATTCCGTATCCACAGAATTTGCCTCCACAGGGACAGCCAATTCCCCAGCAGCAAAATCAGCACCTTCCACAGAATCAACAGTTTTCCCATCAACAAGAACATAAAGTGGGATTTCAGCAAAGGGAAGATGCCGATTTCCCCCACGGGAAACAAGTTGGGTTTTCGCCTCAACAAGTTCAGCAAACTGGGGTATCCTCTGCTCAGAATCTGCCTGTGGGGACTGGTTCTGTTATCAGACCTCAGATGTCTTCTCAGCCTTTGCAATTTGATGGTTCTTCAGTAAATGTTCAACAACCGTCATCTTTGGGTCAATGGCAGCAAAACGCAAATGATTCAGGTCACAAGCTGCCTGGTCCACGCTTTCCTGGTCAGATGAGCTTAAGTATGGCACATGGTCATGAGCCGGATATGCCCCCAGTTGGATCAAAGGGTTATGAGGAAAACTCACTTGGAAGAGGAGGAAATGACTATTATTACAACAGTAATATGGATGGTCGGACTAGGCCTCCGCCTCAGCAACCCAAGCTTGCAGCTATACCTGTAGCAAGAAATCAACAT GAAATGAGAATGGGTGATCCTCCGCTTCAAAATCCAGTACCAGCTCGTCCGAGTGGGTTCAATAGCATGGGTGGTCCTCCAATGCAAAATATGTATGGTCAAGCAGGTGCTGGCACTCCATTTCCAAATCCTAACCTCACAAGGCCACCTGCAACACTCACCGGACCTCCAGGAGCCATTCATTCGTCGTCCGTTGAGGTTTACCTTCAGAAGCATGAAGTGACCGCGACA GGTGGTGATGTACCTGCTCCATTCATGACATTTGAAGATACTGGCTTCCCTCCAGAAATACTGAGAGAG ATTCATATGGCGGGATTCACTTCACCCACTCCGATTCAGGCACAAACATGGCCCATAGCGTTGCAAAATAGGGATATAGTGGCCATTGCCAAGACAGGTTCTGGCAAAACATTGGGCTATCTAATTCCTGCATTTGTCCACCTTAAACGACGGCGCAATAATCCTCAAAATGGCCCGACAGTAGTGGTTTTATCCCCAACACGAGAGCTTGCGACACAAATACAGGATGAAGCACTGAAGTTTGGTCGATCTGCAAGGGTTTCTTGCACG TGCTTGTATGGAGGTGCACCTAAAGTTCACCAGTTGAAAGAACTAGAGCGCGGAACAGATATTGTTGTTGCAACTCCTGGCCGGCTTAATGACATCCTTGAAATGAAAAGAATCGACTTTAGGCAAGTTTCTCTTCTCGTGCTAGATGAGGCTGATCGAATGCTTGACATGGGTTTTGAACCCCAAATCCGCAAGATTGTAAATGAAATACCCCCACAAAGACAAACACTTATGTACACAGCAACCTGGCCAAAAGAAGTGCGAAAAATAGCTGGTGATCTTCTTCAAAATCCTGTCCAGGTTAATATTGGGAATGTTGATCAGCTTGCAGCAAACAAGTCCATCACACAG TACATTGAAGTAGTCCCGCAAATGGAGAAGCAGAGACGGTTGGAGCAGATTCTTAGATCCCAAGAAAGGGGTTCTAAAGCTATTATATTCTGTTCCACAAAAAAGTTGTGCGACCAACTTGCACGCAGTATTGGCAGAAGCTTTGGAGCTGCAGCTATTCATGGAGACAAGTCCCAGGGTGAGAGGGACTGGGTTCTCAATCAATTTCGCTCTGGTAAGACCCCAATATTAGTAGCAACTGATGTTGCTGCTAGAGGACTGGACATACCTGATATAAG AGTGGTGATCAACTATGATTTTCCGACTGGGATTGAGGATTATGTTCACCGAATTGGAAGAACTGGCAGGGCTGGTGCAACTGGTGTTGCATACACCTTTTTATCTGATCAGGACTGGAAATATACTCCTGATCTTATTAAACTTCTGGAAGGTGCAAATCAGCAAGTGCCTCCGGAAGTGAGAGAGATGGCTTTACGTGCTGGTGGCAGGGATAGAGGTGGCATGAACCGTTTTGATCCTGTCGAGGGTGATGGGGGCCGCACACGTTGGGATTCTGGTGGACGTGGTGGGTTTGGTGGGATGAGGGATGGCGGGTTTGGTGGCCGTGGTGGGGCGAGGGATGGCGGGTTTGGTGGCCGTGGTGGGGCGAGGGATGGCGGGTTTGGTGGCCGTGGTGGGGCGAGGGATGGCGGGTTTGGTGGCCGTGGTGGGGCGAGGGATGGCGGGTTTGGTGGCCGTGGTGGGGCGAGGGATGGCGGGTTTGGCGGTCCTGGTGGGATGAGGGATGGCGGGTTTGGCGGCCGTGGTGGAAGAGATGGTCACTTTGGCGGCCGTGGTGGGATGAGGGACAGCCATTTTGGTGGCCATGGCGGCAGGGGTGGTTGGGACAGGAATGATCGTTATGACAATTCAGATGTGCGAGcacgtggcagaggtcgtggggGTGGACGTTTTGACAATAGAAGAGACATGCCAAGTCGGAGTCGAGGAAGAAGTTACAGCCCTAGTCCAGAGAGGGTTCGAACATGGGGTAGTAGAAGCAGAAGCCGGAGTCGCAGCAGAAGCAGGAGCTATAGCAGGAGTTATAGCCGAAGCCGGAGCCGGAGCCGTAGCTATAGCCCAAGGCGTAGTCGCAGCTACAGCCGGAGCCAGAGCCAGAGCCGCAGCCATGATAGATATCAAAGGAGGCCTCGCCAAAGCAAATTCGATCAGATGGAGCCAGATACAGGGATGTCAAGTGTTCAGGTTGCTCCTCCATCCGTGATGCCTGTAGGTGCACCAATTGATGGATTTTCTGGAGCTGCATCAGTGGAATCGAAACCAAATATGGAGGTAGCTCCAGTATCTGGTATGTCACCTATGTCTCCAGGAACATGA